One Spodoptera frugiperda isolate SF20-4 chromosome 10, AGI-APGP_CSIRO_Sfru_2.0, whole genome shotgun sequence genomic region harbors:
- the LOC118277556 gene encoding probable aminopeptidase NPEPL1 isoform X1, with translation MLLLRVFNTYINVIKHPTYVAVRTMSNASVSIKFRAGLTPSDPEQQPVLIVGQAAHLSALNWDDVRCKLEPRVSEEAWRRGLQCVTSSPGDSCELWPRAVSLASLPARRSRHAAPARNHALAKIVRSTQRSTDETIVLVCRKRDVLPSAVSIARCYPQFQARSAAGPLAAAPAPPSARAVAVEIHLLKEDKPDGESEDEGIGTLDPALCDSTLSAEEVQTLQDAADATRLAARITDTPTNIMNVDKFIEEAFKVAKELDILEPTVIRGEELKARGMGGIYGVGRAADCPPALVTLSYHAPGAADSVAWVGKGIVYDTGGLSIKARTSMVGMKGDCGGAAAVLAAFALAVKSKPTVNLHAVLCLAENSVGPLATRPDDIHTLYSGRTVEINNTDAEGRLVLSDGVVYASRNLKADTIVDIATLTGAQGTATGKYHAAILSNSARLEALAVGAGLRSGDLTHPLPFAPELHFTEFTSCVADMKNSVADRNNAQPSCAGLFILSHLGFDFPGNWLHIDMAAPAHCGERATGYGVSLLCVLFGAHTRAALLRALAPGPAL, from the exons ATGTTGTTGCTAAGAGTGTTTAATACgtatataaatgtaattaagcATCCAACTTATGTCGCAG TTCGCACAATGTCGAACGCGTCGGTGAGCATAAAGTTCAGGGCGGGACTGACGCCTTCGGACCCTGAACAGCAGCCGGTACTGATCGTGGGGCAGGCGGCTCATCTCAGCGCCCTCAACTGGGACGATGTGCGCTGTAAGCTGGAGCCTAGAGTTAGTGAAGAG GCCTGGCGGCGTGGTCTGCAATGCGTGACGTCATCGCCTGGAGACTCGTGCGAGCTGTGGCCGCGCGCGGTGTCCCTGGCGTCGCTACCGGCTCGACGCTCCCGCCACGCTGCCCCCGCCAGGAACCATGCTCTGGCCAAAATCGTGCGGTCTACTCAACGGTCTACTGATGAGACCATTGTG TTGGTGTGCCGCAAGCGCGACGTGCTGCCGAGCGCGGTGAGTATCGCGCGCTGCTACCCGCAGTTCCAGGCGCGCTCGGCCGCCGGCCCGCtcgccgccgcgcccgcgccgcccagCGCGCGCGCCGTCGCCGTCGAAATACATCTGCTTAAGGAGGATAAACCCG ACGGGGAATCAGAGGACGAGGGTATCGGTACGTTGGACCCCGCGCTGTGTGACAGTACGCTGTCTGCGGAGGAGGTCCAGACCCTGCAGGATGCAGCCGACGCCACCAGGCTGGCCGCCAGGATCACGGATACTCCGACCAATATCATGAATGTTGATAAGTTTATTGAG GAAGCCTTCAAAGTAGCAAAAGAACTAGACATCCTCGAACCAACAGTGATTCGGGGAGAGGAACTAAAGGCTCGCGGGATGGGGGGCATCTACGGAGTGGGGAGGGCGGCGGACTGCCCACCGGCACTCGTGACGCTGTCGTACCATGCCCCGGGCGCCGCCGACAGCGTGGCCTGGGTCGGCAAGGGCATCGTCTACGACACCGGCGGCCTCAGTATTAAGGCAAGG ACTTCAATGGTAGGTATGAAAGGCGACTGCGGCGGTGCGGCGGCGGTACTGGCGGCGTTTGCTCTGGCTGTCAAGTCCAAGCCGACCGTCAACCTACACGCCGTGCTGTGTCTCGCTGAGAACTCTGTCGGCCCACTTGCTACTAG ACCGGACGACATCCACACTCTGTACTCGGGACGCACCGTAGAGATCAACAATACGGACGCTGAAG GTCGTCTGGTCCTCAGCGACGGTGTGGTGTATGCCTCCCGCAATCTGAAGGCGGACACCATTGTGGACATCGCCACTCTCACTGGAGCACAG GGTACGGCGACGGGCAAGTACCACGCGGCGATCCTGTCGAACAGCGCGCGGCTGGAGGCGCTGGCCGTGGGCGCGGGGCTCCGCTCCGGGGACCTCACGCACCCGCTGCCCTTCGCGCCAGAGCTGCACTTCACTGAGTTCACCAGCTGCGTCGCCGATATGAAGAATAGTGTTGCT GACCGTAACAACGCCCAGCCATCGTGCGCGGGTTTGTTCATTCTGTCGCACCTGGGCTTCGACTTCCCCGGCAACTGGCTGCACATCGACATGGCGGCGCCTGCGCACTGC GGCGAGCGTGCGACGGGTTACGGCGTGTCCCTGCTGTGCGTCCTGTTCGGGGCCCACACGCGGGCCGCGCTACTGCGGGCACTCGCGCCCGGGCCCGCGCTCTGA
- the LOC118277556 gene encoding probable aminopeptidase NPEPL1 isoform X2 produces MLLLRVFNTYINVIKHPTYVAVRTMSNASVSIKFRAGLTPSDPEQQPVLIVGQAAHLSALNWDDVRCKLEPRVSEEAWRRGLQCVTSSPGDSCELWPRAVSLASLPARRSRHAAPARNHALAKIVRSTQRSTDETIVLVCRKRDVLPSAVSIARCYPQFQARSAAGPLAAAPAPPSARAVAVEIHLLKEDKPDGESEDEGIGTLDPALCDSTLSAEEVQTLQDAADATRLAARITDTPTNIMNVDKFIEEAFKVAKELDILEPTVIRGEELKARGMGGIYGVGRAADCPPALVTLSYHAPGAADSVAWVGKGIVYDTGGLSIKTSMVGMKGDCGGAAAVLAAFALAVKSKPTVNLHAVLCLAENSVGPLATRPDDIHTLYSGRTVEINNTDAEGRLVLSDGVVYASRNLKADTIVDIATLTGAQGTATGKYHAAILSNSARLEALAVGAGLRSGDLTHPLPFAPELHFTEFTSCVADMKNSVADRNNAQPSCAGLFILSHLGFDFPGNWLHIDMAAPAHCGERATGYGVSLLCVLFGAHTRAALLRALAPGPAL; encoded by the exons ATGTTGTTGCTAAGAGTGTTTAATACgtatataaatgtaattaagcATCCAACTTATGTCGCAG TTCGCACAATGTCGAACGCGTCGGTGAGCATAAAGTTCAGGGCGGGACTGACGCCTTCGGACCCTGAACAGCAGCCGGTACTGATCGTGGGGCAGGCGGCTCATCTCAGCGCCCTCAACTGGGACGATGTGCGCTGTAAGCTGGAGCCTAGAGTTAGTGAAGAG GCCTGGCGGCGTGGTCTGCAATGCGTGACGTCATCGCCTGGAGACTCGTGCGAGCTGTGGCCGCGCGCGGTGTCCCTGGCGTCGCTACCGGCTCGACGCTCCCGCCACGCTGCCCCCGCCAGGAACCATGCTCTGGCCAAAATCGTGCGGTCTACTCAACGGTCTACTGATGAGACCATTGTG TTGGTGTGCCGCAAGCGCGACGTGCTGCCGAGCGCGGTGAGTATCGCGCGCTGCTACCCGCAGTTCCAGGCGCGCTCGGCCGCCGGCCCGCtcgccgccgcgcccgcgccgcccagCGCGCGCGCCGTCGCCGTCGAAATACATCTGCTTAAGGAGGATAAACCCG ACGGGGAATCAGAGGACGAGGGTATCGGTACGTTGGACCCCGCGCTGTGTGACAGTACGCTGTCTGCGGAGGAGGTCCAGACCCTGCAGGATGCAGCCGACGCCACCAGGCTGGCCGCCAGGATCACGGATACTCCGACCAATATCATGAATGTTGATAAGTTTATTGAG GAAGCCTTCAAAGTAGCAAAAGAACTAGACATCCTCGAACCAACAGTGATTCGGGGAGAGGAACTAAAGGCTCGCGGGATGGGGGGCATCTACGGAGTGGGGAGGGCGGCGGACTGCCCACCGGCACTCGTGACGCTGTCGTACCATGCCCCGGGCGCCGCCGACAGCGTGGCCTGGGTCGGCAAGGGCATCGTCTACGACACCGGCGGCCTCAGTATTAAG ACTTCAATGGTAGGTATGAAAGGCGACTGCGGCGGTGCGGCGGCGGTACTGGCGGCGTTTGCTCTGGCTGTCAAGTCCAAGCCGACCGTCAACCTACACGCCGTGCTGTGTCTCGCTGAGAACTCTGTCGGCCCACTTGCTACTAG ACCGGACGACATCCACACTCTGTACTCGGGACGCACCGTAGAGATCAACAATACGGACGCTGAAG GTCGTCTGGTCCTCAGCGACGGTGTGGTGTATGCCTCCCGCAATCTGAAGGCGGACACCATTGTGGACATCGCCACTCTCACTGGAGCACAG GGTACGGCGACGGGCAAGTACCACGCGGCGATCCTGTCGAACAGCGCGCGGCTGGAGGCGCTGGCCGTGGGCGCGGGGCTCCGCTCCGGGGACCTCACGCACCCGCTGCCCTTCGCGCCAGAGCTGCACTTCACTGAGTTCACCAGCTGCGTCGCCGATATGAAGAATAGTGTTGCT GACCGTAACAACGCCCAGCCATCGTGCGCGGGTTTGTTCATTCTGTCGCACCTGGGCTTCGACTTCCCCGGCAACTGGCTGCACATCGACATGGCGGCGCCTGCGCACTGC GGCGAGCGTGCGACGGGTTACGGCGTGTCCCTGCTGTGCGTCCTGTTCGGGGCCCACACGCGGGCCGCGCTACTGCGGGCACTCGCGCCCGGGCCCGCGCTCTGA
- the LOC118277556 gene encoding probable aminopeptidase NPEPL1 isoform X3 — translation MLLLRVFNTYINVIKHPTYVAVRTMSNASVSIKFRAGLTPSDPEQQPVLIVGQAAHLSALNWDDVRCKLEPRVSEEAWRRGLQCVTSSPGDSCELWPRAVSLASLPARRSRHAAPARNHALAKIVRSTQRSTDETIVLVCRKRDVLPSAVSIARCYPQFQARSAAGPLAAAPAPPSARAVAVEIHLLKEDKPEDEGIGTLDPALCDSTLSAEEVQTLQDAADATRLAARITDTPTNIMNVDKFIEEAFKVAKELDILEPTVIRGEELKARGMGGIYGVGRAADCPPALVTLSYHAPGAADSVAWVGKGIVYDTGGLSIKARTSMVGMKGDCGGAAAVLAAFALAVKSKPTVNLHAVLCLAENSVGPLATRPDDIHTLYSGRTVEINNTDAEGRLVLSDGVVYASRNLKADTIVDIATLTGAQGTATGKYHAAILSNSARLEALAVGAGLRSGDLTHPLPFAPELHFTEFTSCVADMKNSVADRNNAQPSCAGLFILSHLGFDFPGNWLHIDMAAPAHCGERATGYGVSLLCVLFGAHTRAALLRALAPGPAL, via the exons ATGTTGTTGCTAAGAGTGTTTAATACgtatataaatgtaattaagcATCCAACTTATGTCGCAG TTCGCACAATGTCGAACGCGTCGGTGAGCATAAAGTTCAGGGCGGGACTGACGCCTTCGGACCCTGAACAGCAGCCGGTACTGATCGTGGGGCAGGCGGCTCATCTCAGCGCCCTCAACTGGGACGATGTGCGCTGTAAGCTGGAGCCTAGAGTTAGTGAAGAG GCCTGGCGGCGTGGTCTGCAATGCGTGACGTCATCGCCTGGAGACTCGTGCGAGCTGTGGCCGCGCGCGGTGTCCCTGGCGTCGCTACCGGCTCGACGCTCCCGCCACGCTGCCCCCGCCAGGAACCATGCTCTGGCCAAAATCGTGCGGTCTACTCAACGGTCTACTGATGAGACCATTGTG TTGGTGTGCCGCAAGCGCGACGTGCTGCCGAGCGCGGTGAGTATCGCGCGCTGCTACCCGCAGTTCCAGGCGCGCTCGGCCGCCGGCCCGCtcgccgccgcgcccgcgccgcccagCGCGCGCGCCGTCGCCGTCGAAATACATCTGCTTAAGGAGGATAAACCCG AGGACGAGGGTATCGGTACGTTGGACCCCGCGCTGTGTGACAGTACGCTGTCTGCGGAGGAGGTCCAGACCCTGCAGGATGCAGCCGACGCCACCAGGCTGGCCGCCAGGATCACGGATACTCCGACCAATATCATGAATGTTGATAAGTTTATTGAG GAAGCCTTCAAAGTAGCAAAAGAACTAGACATCCTCGAACCAACAGTGATTCGGGGAGAGGAACTAAAGGCTCGCGGGATGGGGGGCATCTACGGAGTGGGGAGGGCGGCGGACTGCCCACCGGCACTCGTGACGCTGTCGTACCATGCCCCGGGCGCCGCCGACAGCGTGGCCTGGGTCGGCAAGGGCATCGTCTACGACACCGGCGGCCTCAGTATTAAGGCAAGG ACTTCAATGGTAGGTATGAAAGGCGACTGCGGCGGTGCGGCGGCGGTACTGGCGGCGTTTGCTCTGGCTGTCAAGTCCAAGCCGACCGTCAACCTACACGCCGTGCTGTGTCTCGCTGAGAACTCTGTCGGCCCACTTGCTACTAG ACCGGACGACATCCACACTCTGTACTCGGGACGCACCGTAGAGATCAACAATACGGACGCTGAAG GTCGTCTGGTCCTCAGCGACGGTGTGGTGTATGCCTCCCGCAATCTGAAGGCGGACACCATTGTGGACATCGCCACTCTCACTGGAGCACAG GGTACGGCGACGGGCAAGTACCACGCGGCGATCCTGTCGAACAGCGCGCGGCTGGAGGCGCTGGCCGTGGGCGCGGGGCTCCGCTCCGGGGACCTCACGCACCCGCTGCCCTTCGCGCCAGAGCTGCACTTCACTGAGTTCACCAGCTGCGTCGCCGATATGAAGAATAGTGTTGCT GACCGTAACAACGCCCAGCCATCGTGCGCGGGTTTGTTCATTCTGTCGCACCTGGGCTTCGACTTCCCCGGCAACTGGCTGCACATCGACATGGCGGCGCCTGCGCACTGC GGCGAGCGTGCGACGGGTTACGGCGTGTCCCTGCTGTGCGTCCTGTTCGGGGCCCACACGCGGGCCGCGCTACTGCGGGCACTCGCGCCCGGGCCCGCGCTCTGA
- the LOC118277556 gene encoding probable aminopeptidase NPEPL1 isoform X4 codes for MQYRLKPNVASWASRQIRTMSNASVSIKFRAGLTPSDPEQQPVLIVGQAAHLSALNWDDVRCKLEPRVSEEAWRRGLQCVTSSPGDSCELWPRAVSLASLPARRSRHAAPARNHALAKIVRSTQRSTDETIVLVCRKRDVLPSAVSIARCYPQFQARSAAGPLAAAPAPPSARAVAVEIHLLKEDKPDGESEDEGIGTLDPALCDSTLSAEEVQTLQDAADATRLAARITDTPTNIMNVDKFIEEAFKVAKELDILEPTVIRGEELKARGMGGIYGVGRAADCPPALVTLSYHAPGAADSVAWVGKGIVYDTGGLSIKARTSMVGMKGDCGGAAAVLAAFALAVKSKPTVNLHAVLCLAENSVGPLATRPDDIHTLYSGRTVEINNTDAEGRLVLSDGVVYASRNLKADTIVDIATLTGAQGTATGKYHAAILSNSARLEALAVGAGLRSGDLTHPLPFAPELHFTEFTSCVADMKNSVADRNNAQPSCAGLFILSHLGFDFPGNWLHIDMAAPAHCGERATGYGVSLLCVLFGAHTRAALLRALAPGPAL; via the exons ATGCAGTATAGATTAAAACCTAATGTCGCTAGTTGGGCTTCGAgacaaa TTCGCACAATGTCGAACGCGTCGGTGAGCATAAAGTTCAGGGCGGGACTGACGCCTTCGGACCCTGAACAGCAGCCGGTACTGATCGTGGGGCAGGCGGCTCATCTCAGCGCCCTCAACTGGGACGATGTGCGCTGTAAGCTGGAGCCTAGAGTTAGTGAAGAG GCCTGGCGGCGTGGTCTGCAATGCGTGACGTCATCGCCTGGAGACTCGTGCGAGCTGTGGCCGCGCGCGGTGTCCCTGGCGTCGCTACCGGCTCGACGCTCCCGCCACGCTGCCCCCGCCAGGAACCATGCTCTGGCCAAAATCGTGCGGTCTACTCAACGGTCTACTGATGAGACCATTGTG TTGGTGTGCCGCAAGCGCGACGTGCTGCCGAGCGCGGTGAGTATCGCGCGCTGCTACCCGCAGTTCCAGGCGCGCTCGGCCGCCGGCCCGCtcgccgccgcgcccgcgccgcccagCGCGCGCGCCGTCGCCGTCGAAATACATCTGCTTAAGGAGGATAAACCCG ACGGGGAATCAGAGGACGAGGGTATCGGTACGTTGGACCCCGCGCTGTGTGACAGTACGCTGTCTGCGGAGGAGGTCCAGACCCTGCAGGATGCAGCCGACGCCACCAGGCTGGCCGCCAGGATCACGGATACTCCGACCAATATCATGAATGTTGATAAGTTTATTGAG GAAGCCTTCAAAGTAGCAAAAGAACTAGACATCCTCGAACCAACAGTGATTCGGGGAGAGGAACTAAAGGCTCGCGGGATGGGGGGCATCTACGGAGTGGGGAGGGCGGCGGACTGCCCACCGGCACTCGTGACGCTGTCGTACCATGCCCCGGGCGCCGCCGACAGCGTGGCCTGGGTCGGCAAGGGCATCGTCTACGACACCGGCGGCCTCAGTATTAAGGCAAGG ACTTCAATGGTAGGTATGAAAGGCGACTGCGGCGGTGCGGCGGCGGTACTGGCGGCGTTTGCTCTGGCTGTCAAGTCCAAGCCGACCGTCAACCTACACGCCGTGCTGTGTCTCGCTGAGAACTCTGTCGGCCCACTTGCTACTAG ACCGGACGACATCCACACTCTGTACTCGGGACGCACCGTAGAGATCAACAATACGGACGCTGAAG GTCGTCTGGTCCTCAGCGACGGTGTGGTGTATGCCTCCCGCAATCTGAAGGCGGACACCATTGTGGACATCGCCACTCTCACTGGAGCACAG GGTACGGCGACGGGCAAGTACCACGCGGCGATCCTGTCGAACAGCGCGCGGCTGGAGGCGCTGGCCGTGGGCGCGGGGCTCCGCTCCGGGGACCTCACGCACCCGCTGCCCTTCGCGCCAGAGCTGCACTTCACTGAGTTCACCAGCTGCGTCGCCGATATGAAGAATAGTGTTGCT GACCGTAACAACGCCCAGCCATCGTGCGCGGGTTTGTTCATTCTGTCGCACCTGGGCTTCGACTTCCCCGGCAACTGGCTGCACATCGACATGGCGGCGCCTGCGCACTGC GGCGAGCGTGCGACGGGTTACGGCGTGTCCCTGCTGTGCGTCCTGTTCGGGGCCCACACGCGGGCCGCGCTACTGCGGGCACTCGCGCCCGGGCCCGCGCTCTGA
- the LOC118277556 gene encoding probable aminopeptidase NPEPL1 isoform X5, which produces MSNASVSIKFRAGLTPSDPEQQPVLIVGQAAHLSALNWDDVRCKLEPRVSEEAWRRGLQCVTSSPGDSCELWPRAVSLASLPARRSRHAAPARNHALAKIVRSTQRSTDETIVLVCRKRDVLPSAVSIARCYPQFQARSAAGPLAAAPAPPSARAVAVEIHLLKEDKPDGESEDEGIGTLDPALCDSTLSAEEVQTLQDAADATRLAARITDTPTNIMNVDKFIEEAFKVAKELDILEPTVIRGEELKARGMGGIYGVGRAADCPPALVTLSYHAPGAADSVAWVGKGIVYDTGGLSIKARTSMVGMKGDCGGAAAVLAAFALAVKSKPTVNLHAVLCLAENSVGPLATRPDDIHTLYSGRTVEINNTDAEGRLVLSDGVVYASRNLKADTIVDIATLTGAQGTATGKYHAAILSNSARLEALAVGAGLRSGDLTHPLPFAPELHFTEFTSCVADMKNSVADRNNAQPSCAGLFILSHLGFDFPGNWLHIDMAAPAHCGERATGYGVSLLCVLFGAHTRAALLRALAPGPAL; this is translated from the exons ATGTCGAACGCGTCGGTGAGCATAAAGTTCAGGGCGGGACTGACGCCTTCGGACCCTGAACAGCAGCCGGTACTGATCGTGGGGCAGGCGGCTCATCTCAGCGCCCTCAACTGGGACGATGTGCGCTGTAAGCTGGAGCCTAGAGTTAGTGAAGAG GCCTGGCGGCGTGGTCTGCAATGCGTGACGTCATCGCCTGGAGACTCGTGCGAGCTGTGGCCGCGCGCGGTGTCCCTGGCGTCGCTACCGGCTCGACGCTCCCGCCACGCTGCCCCCGCCAGGAACCATGCTCTGGCCAAAATCGTGCGGTCTACTCAACGGTCTACTGATGAGACCATTGTG TTGGTGTGCCGCAAGCGCGACGTGCTGCCGAGCGCGGTGAGTATCGCGCGCTGCTACCCGCAGTTCCAGGCGCGCTCGGCCGCCGGCCCGCtcgccgccgcgcccgcgccgcccagCGCGCGCGCCGTCGCCGTCGAAATACATCTGCTTAAGGAGGATAAACCCG ACGGGGAATCAGAGGACGAGGGTATCGGTACGTTGGACCCCGCGCTGTGTGACAGTACGCTGTCTGCGGAGGAGGTCCAGACCCTGCAGGATGCAGCCGACGCCACCAGGCTGGCCGCCAGGATCACGGATACTCCGACCAATATCATGAATGTTGATAAGTTTATTGAG GAAGCCTTCAAAGTAGCAAAAGAACTAGACATCCTCGAACCAACAGTGATTCGGGGAGAGGAACTAAAGGCTCGCGGGATGGGGGGCATCTACGGAGTGGGGAGGGCGGCGGACTGCCCACCGGCACTCGTGACGCTGTCGTACCATGCCCCGGGCGCCGCCGACAGCGTGGCCTGGGTCGGCAAGGGCATCGTCTACGACACCGGCGGCCTCAGTATTAAGGCAAGG ACTTCAATGGTAGGTATGAAAGGCGACTGCGGCGGTGCGGCGGCGGTACTGGCGGCGTTTGCTCTGGCTGTCAAGTCCAAGCCGACCGTCAACCTACACGCCGTGCTGTGTCTCGCTGAGAACTCTGTCGGCCCACTTGCTACTAG ACCGGACGACATCCACACTCTGTACTCGGGACGCACCGTAGAGATCAACAATACGGACGCTGAAG GTCGTCTGGTCCTCAGCGACGGTGTGGTGTATGCCTCCCGCAATCTGAAGGCGGACACCATTGTGGACATCGCCACTCTCACTGGAGCACAG GGTACGGCGACGGGCAAGTACCACGCGGCGATCCTGTCGAACAGCGCGCGGCTGGAGGCGCTGGCCGTGGGCGCGGGGCTCCGCTCCGGGGACCTCACGCACCCGCTGCCCTTCGCGCCAGAGCTGCACTTCACTGAGTTCACCAGCTGCGTCGCCGATATGAAGAATAGTGTTGCT GACCGTAACAACGCCCAGCCATCGTGCGCGGGTTTGTTCATTCTGTCGCACCTGGGCTTCGACTTCCCCGGCAACTGGCTGCACATCGACATGGCGGCGCCTGCGCACTGC GGCGAGCGTGCGACGGGTTACGGCGTGTCCCTGCTGTGCGTCCTGTTCGGGGCCCACACGCGGGCCGCGCTACTGCGGGCACTCGCGCCCGGGCCCGCGCTCTGA